One window from the genome of Megalobrama amblycephala isolate DHTTF-2021 linkage group LG4, ASM1881202v1, whole genome shotgun sequence encodes:
- the pdcd5 gene encoding programmed cell death protein 5 isoform X1 — MADEELEAIRRQRVAELQAKHGDHSNDQQGQQEAKQREAEMRNSILAQLLDQSARARLSNLALVKPDKAKAVENYLIQMARFGQLGGKITEAGLIEILEKVSQQTEKKTTVKFNRHRVMDSDEEDDD; from the exons ATGGCTGATGAAGAATTGGAAGCCATTAGACGGCAACGTGTGGCCGAACTGCAGGCGAAACATGGG GACCATTCCAATGACCAGCAGGGGCAGCAGGAGGCCAAACAGAG AGAGGCTGAGATGAGGAACTCTATATTGGCTCAACTCTTAGATCAGTCTGCCCGTGCCAGAT TGAGTAATTTGGCTCTTGTAAAGCCAGATAAAGCGAAAGCTGTGGAAAATTACCTGATTCAGATGGCTCGCTTTGGACAACTTGGAGGAAAA ATTACAGAGGCTGGATTAATTGAGATCCTGGAGAAAGTCAGTCAACAAACAGAGAAGAAAACAACTGTAAAG TTTAACCGGCATCGTGTAATGGACTCCGATGAAGAGGATGATGACTAA
- the pdcd5 gene encoding programmed cell death protein 5 isoform X2, producing MKNWKPLDGNVWPNCRRNMGTIPMTSRGSRRPNRVSNLALVKPDKAKAVENYLIQMARFGQLGGKITEAGLIEILEKVSQQTEKKTTVKFNRHRVMDSDEEDDD from the exons ATGAAGAATTGGAAGCCATTAGACGGCAACGTGTGGCCGAACTGCAGGCGAAACATGGG GACCATTCCAATGACCAGCAGGGGCAGCAGGAGGCCAAACAGAG TGAGTAATTTGGCTCTTGTAAAGCCAGATAAAGCGAAAGCTGTGGAAAATTACCTGATTCAGATGGCTCGCTTTGGACAACTTGGAGGAAAA ATTACAGAGGCTGGATTAATTGAGATCCTGGAGAAAGTCAGTCAACAAACAGAGAAGAAAACAACTGTAAAG TTTAACCGGCATCGTGTAATGGACTCCGATGAAGAGGATGATGACTAA